GGATCCTCAGGCAATTTCGCGCGCGTTCAACGAGTGCGCGCGCGTTTGTCAGAGTTGCGGCGTCGCAAGCCCTCCCATCGCAAACGCGCGCGCGTTTGTCAGATGCGCGCAAATTCAGCGGGATCCTCAGGCAATTTCGCGCGCGTTCAACGAGTGCGCGCGCGTTTGCGGGCCACACGGTGTACTCCGCACGCTCCCTCGCGGTGGCGGTAGTGCAGCGGCCCGTTCGACAGCTCGGGCAACGCGCGCCGCCAACTCTGCCGGATCAGCCAGGTCCGCCCAGGTCCAGCGCACCACCGGATAGCCGAGATCACGCACCGCGTCCTCCCGTACCTTCTCCTTGAACACCACGTCGCCGGGGTTCTCATCCTGCCGTAAGTACTTGGTGTACTTCGCTTTACCATCGAACTCGCACACGACGACGTCATTGACCAACCAGTCGATCCGTGCCACCGACCGCCCGCCTGGATCCAGGATCTCTACCTGAGACTCGACGTCGAATCCACTCTCGCGCAGGATGAGTCGACTCTGCGATTCCCCGGGATTTTCGCTGCGCCCGTCCATCAGGTTCACGGCTCGTCGCGCCTGCGCCACACCCTTCCATCCTCGAGCACGCTGCAACTCCGCGTCGAGTTCCTTCGGATCGCAGCGCTTCAGAGCCACGTCACCTGCGATAACCGCCGACAGAAGCTCCTCGGTGCGAGCGAGGTCGACTACCGTCCGCGCCAACGAGGTCGCGTGAATTCCGTCGACGATCACACTCGGTACCCACGGTGCACAGTGCACGACCACCGTCGCGTTCGTACGGCCGCCGCCGCGGTGGTGTCGAGTGACGTGGACCTTGTCGAATCTGCCTGACGGCAAGGGCAATCCGTGCAGTAGCGCTGCCGATCGATGGCTGACGGCGCTGCCCTCAGCGATAGTCGGAAATACGGCGGCGATCAGAAGTCGATGCCGCTCGTGCTCAGTGAGGCCGGCCAGCCTCGACGACGGAACGTAAACGCCGTTCACCAGACGTTCCCAACCATCGCGTTCGTAGAGCGCCCGCAATTGGTGATCGGCGTGGCCATCGGCAAGCGCTTCCGAGCGTCGCACCATTCGGTCATCCTTCATTCTCCGAGTCTCGGCTATTTCGACAGCGAGTCGAGGGCGAAAGTGACCGCCTGTGCACAACTTCGGACCTGTGGATGAATACAGGTACCGGCGTACCAGTTCGCTGGGCTGTGTTGGTCGCGCAACGCGCGCGCGTTTGTCAGGTGCGCGCAGAATTGCCCACGATCAGGCCACCAATTCGCGCGCGTTCAGCAACTGCGCGCGCGTTTACGGAATCCTGGAGAGCCGAACGGGGAATCGAGGAAGATCCGAACACAGACCTGGTCGAGGGCGCTCCGGTGAGCGGGCTGACCCAGCGAAGCGTTCAAGGCCACGCCGTCCGTCGCGCAAACGCGCGCGCGTTTGTCAGGTGCGCGCAGAATCGCCCGCGATCAGGCCACCAATTCGCGCGCGTTCAGCAAATGCGCGCGCGTTTGCGGAATCCTGGGGCCGGGCAGAACCGGGCAAAGGCAGAACCAGGCCGGGCGGAATCCTGGGGCCGGGCAGAACCAGGCCGGGCAAAGGCAGAACCAGGCCGAGCAAAGGAATCGAGCGACTATTGCTGCAGTTTGCGGAACTTGCTGCCGTGGAACACGATTGGGTTCACTTCGCTCTGTACGTCCAGGGAATGGATGCGCAGCAACACGATTGCATGGTCGCCCGCGGGGATCTGCTGGTCGATGGTGGTGTCGAGCCACGCTGTTGCACCCACGATGAAGGCGGCTCCCCCGTCCGTGACGGTGAGATCGAGACCGGCGAATCGGTCTCCGGTCTTGGCCGCCAGCGTGCGAACCGCATCGTTGTGCGCCTCACCCAGAACGCTGACGCCGATGTTCGGTGCCAATTCGAGTTTGGGCCACGTCGTCGACGTGTTCTGAATGCAGACAGCCACCAGAGGCGGATCGATGGACACCGGAACGAAGCTGCTCGCTGCCAGCCCCACCAGCACGCCGTCGATCTTCGCGGCGATTGCCACAACGCCGCTGGGGAACTGCGCGTACGCCTCACGCAGCGTCTGCTGATCGAGGACGGTACGTGTGAGCGTCATCGGCAATGCTCCCTTTCGGTGGTCGAGTGCAGCGAAGCACCTGTGCAGTGCAACCCCCGCACGGACACATTCATTTCGAGCAGTTTCCTGTAACCAGCA
The nucleotide sequence above comes from Rhodococcoides fascians A25f. Encoded proteins:
- a CDS encoding flavin reductase family protein, with the translated sequence MTLTRTVLDQQTLREAYAQFPSGVVAIAAKIDGVLVGLAASSFVPVSIDPPLVAVCIQNTSTTWPKLELAPNIGVSVLGEAHNDAVRTLAAKTGDRFAGLDLTVTDGGAAFIVGATAWLDTTIDQQIPAGDHAIVLLRIHSLDVQSEVNPIVFHGSKFRKLQQ